In Vibrio fluvialis, the DNA window AGCAAAGCGCTGATTGTCGTGACGCCGTTTGTGGTCGATGGTTTGTGGTATACCTTCATCACTTTTTTGCTCTCGAGCCCGAGACTGTTGGATAAACTGCGTGCCCGAGCGGTGCTGATTGACCGTTTATCTGGTGTTGTGTTGATTGCGCTGGCACTGCGAGTCGTGATGACGGTGTGATCTTTTTCGTGGCTTGTTGCCACCTGTATCTGCAAGCCATGTTTTTTATCGCCAAAGAAAAGCCGCTGACAACTGAGTTGCCAGCGGCTTTTGCGTATTGGAATGGCTTATCGGCTTTGGCCTGAGACTTCTTCAAACTCGCCGTCAATCACGTTGCCTTGGTTACCCTGTGCCTGATAGAAAGGGCGGCGTTTCAGTTGCTTTTCCAGACGTTTGCCTGTGATGATGGCTGCGATTGTCAAGGGAATCGCCAGCAACAGGCTGAACATCAAAGCGAAGAATCCGGTGATCAGAGTCAGTGCGGTGACTAGAAATCGATACATGTTCTGCTCCTCTGTGTCATGAGTGGTTACTCTAACCGGGTCAAGATGAATCAAACATGAACAACATTATCCATGCGTTCATCAATGTGGGAGTCATAATGACACATTTGAGTTATTTGGTTTGTTTTTTAGTAAGTCCAAATGACCTTGTTAAATGTAATGAAAATGATAATTTTCAATAAATTCATATGGATAAAAACTGGCACGTAATATGCCATTAGAGCTTCGGAAAGAAAATAAGCGAGATGAACTCGCATCATAACTCTGGAGCTTCAATATGTTCTGTATTCAATGTGAACAAACCATTCAAACCCCGGTTGCTAAAGGCTGTGCCTATTCTCAAGGCATGTGTGGCAAAACGGCGGAAGTCTCAGATCTGCAAGACGTGCTGGTGTATTCACTGCAAGGTGTCTCTTTTTGGGCGAACTTGGGCCGCGTTTGCGGCGTCACCATCGAAGAAATTGACCAGTGGGCACCGAAAGCGTTTTTCGCAACATTGACCAATGTGAACTTCGACCCGGAACGTATCATCGAATTTGCTCAGTTGTCTCATCAGTACAAACGTCAGTTAGAGCAACAGGTGCGTGCTGCTGCCACGCTGACTGGCTTTGAAATCCCGCCCTTGTCGGCGGCGGCGCAGTTTGAACTGCCACAAGATAAGGTGGCGCTGCTGGCATTTGCACCAACCGCTGCGGTTAACCGCGGCAAAGAGAGCCTGAATGAAGACATTATTGGCCTGCGTCTGCTGTGTTTGTACGGTCTAAAAGGCGCAGCCGCCTACCTGGAACATGCCCGCGTTCTGAGCCAGACCGACGACGCGGTTTACGCCGAATACCATCAGATCATGGCTTGGTTGGGTACTGACCCGACCGACATCAGCGAGTTGCTGAAGACAGCGATGCAAATCGGCATGATGAACTATCGCATCATGGAAATGCTGGATAAAGGTGAAACCGATACTTTCGGCCATCCGGCGCCGTCTCAGGTCAACGTAAAACCTGTCAAAGGCAAATGCATTCTGGTGTCAGGTCACGACCTGCACGATCTGGAAAAAATCCTGCAACAGACACAAGGCAAAGGCATTAACGTTTACACCAACGGTGAGATGCTGCCAGCTCATGGTTATCCTGAGCTGAACAAATACCCGCATCTTGTCGGTAACTACGGCAGCGCATGGCAGAATCAGCAGAAAGAGTTTGCTAATTTCCCCGGCGCGATTGTGATGACGTCGAACTGCCTGCTGAATCCGAACGTGGGCCAGTATGCCGATCGCCTGTTTACCCGCAGCATTGTCGGCTGGCCCGGTGTGGCGCATGTAGAAGGGGACGATTTCAGTGCCGTTATTGAGTGCGCGCTTGGCCAGCCAGGTTTCCAGCACGATGAAATTGAGCACTACATTACGGTCGGCTTTGGCCGCAACGCACTGATGGCTGCCGCACCAGCGGTGGTGGATCAGGTTAAGCAGGGCAACATCAAACACTTCTTCCTGGTGGGCGGTTGTGATGGCGACAAAGCGGAGCGCAGCTATTACACCGACTTCACCGCACAGGCACCGCAGGACAGTGTGATCCTCACTCTGGCGTGTGGCAAATTCCGCTTCAACAAAAATCAGTTCGGTGACATCAATGGTATTCCGCGCCTGCTGGATGTAGGCCAATGTAACGATGCGTACTCGGCGATTCAGCTGGCATTGGCACTGGCTGAGGAATTTGATTGTGGCGTGAACGATCTGCCGCTGACTCTGGTACTGTCCTGGTTTGAGCAAAAAGCGATTGTGATTTTGCTGACTCTACTCGCTCTGGGTGTGAAAGGGATTTACACCGGCCCGACTGCGCCGGC includes these proteins:
- the hcp gene encoding hydroxylamine reductase; this translates as MFCIQCEQTIQTPVAKGCAYSQGMCGKTAEVSDLQDVLVYSLQGVSFWANLGRVCGVTIEEIDQWAPKAFFATLTNVNFDPERIIEFAQLSHQYKRQLEQQVRAAATLTGFEIPPLSAAAQFELPQDKVALLAFAPTAAVNRGKESLNEDIIGLRLLCLYGLKGAAAYLEHARVLSQTDDAVYAEYHQIMAWLGTDPTDISELLKTAMQIGMMNYRIMEMLDKGETDTFGHPAPSQVNVKPVKGKCILVSGHDLHDLEKILQQTQGKGINVYTNGEMLPAHGYPELNKYPHLVGNYGSAWQNQQKEFANFPGAIVMTSNCLLNPNVGQYADRLFTRSIVGWPGVAHVEGDDFSAVIECALGQPGFQHDEIEHYITVGFGRNALMAAAPAVVDQVKQGNIKHFFLVGGCDGDKAERSYYTDFTAQAPQDSVILTLACGKFRFNKNQFGDINGIPRLLDVGQCNDAYSAIQLALALAEEFDCGVNDLPLTLVLSWFEQKAIVILLTLLALGVKGIYTGPTAPAFLTPNLMAVLQEQFDLRSITTVENDLATILAA